In Pseudomonas campi, the sequence ATATTCAGGCCGTACTTGGCGGTGATCGAGCTGACCCGCTGCAGCTGCTCGGCGGTGACCTTGCGCGTCAGCAGGGTGACGATATAACGCGGCTTGCCCTGGCCACCAACCCACTGTTGGTAGTCGGACTCGGAAACCGGGGTGAAACGCACCTGCTGATCCAGCTTGTAGGCGGTGAACAGCACGTCCTTGAGCACCGAGGAGGCCTGTTCGGTATCCGGGATCTCCACCAGGATGCCGAACGACAGGGTGTCGTGGATCACCGCCTGACCGATGTCGAGGATATTCACCCCGCCCTGGGCGAGGACACCGGTAATGGCCGCGGTCAGGCCCGGGCGATCTTCCCCGGTGATGTTGATCAGGACGATTTCGCGCAAGGCGTTCACTCCCAGCTTGGCAGATGATCCGCACAGGGCCGGCGGCCCCATGAAAAGGCGCACATTCTAACCAGTTTCAGCGCTGCCGGGGCACGCGCGGCGCTTTGCCCGCCTAGGGGGCATGGTTATACTGCGCGGCAATTTCCGCCGATAAGAGCCGTGCCCTGTGAATCGGCCTGCCCAGGTTAAACCCGACAACTTCTTCCTTCTGCTGTTTCACGCCCTGCGCCAGCGGCGCGTGCCTCTGGCCCTGCGCATCGCCAGCCACAGCATCCTGCTGGTGGCCCTGGCGCTGGTGATTTACGCCTGGGTCATGGGCATGCAGTTCAAGCAGGCCATGCAGCAGCAGGCCGATGCCCTCGGCCAGAGCCTGACCGTGCAGACGGCCGCCTCGGCCACCGAGCTGCTGGTGTCCAACGACATCCTCAGCCTCAACGTGCTGCTCAGCAACCTGGCGAAGAACCCGCTGGTGGCCCACGCCGCCATCTACAGTGTGGACAATCGCATCCTCGCCGAGGCCGGTTCGCGCCCGACCCAGGGCCTGCTCGGCGATACCGAAGGTCTCTACTCGACGCCGATCACCTTCCAGGAAGTGATCGCCGGACAACTGCGCATCAGCCTGGACATGCAGCAGTTCCAGCAGCCGATGACCATCAGCCTGCAGAGCATGGGCCTGCTCAGCCTGATCCTGCTGGCGCTGGCCATATCGCTGAGCCTGCGCCTCGGCCGGCACATCTCCACCCCGCTGCTGCAGCTGCGCCTGTGGCTGCGCGACCCGGACGATCCGGCTCCCGGCGCCGGTCGCCAGGACGAGATCGGCGATCTGGCCCGCCAGCTGCAGGCCCGCCTGGTACCGGAAAAACCGTCGATAGTGGCGCCCGCCGCTGACGACTTCGCCGAGGACGAGGCGTTCTACGCCGAAGAACCGGAGCAAGACCACGAATTCCAGATGCCCAACCTGAGTGAGCCGGACTTCGACGAACGCGGCGAGGATTACCTGGAAGAAGGCCACGACCTGCCGCGCAGCAGCCCGGCAGAGCACGACCCCTTTGCCGATTTGCGCCCAATCGATGAACCCGAGTCGCTGCCGAC encodes:
- a CDS encoding AhpA/YtjB family protein, with amino-acid sequence MNRPAQVKPDNFFLLLFHALRQRRVPLALRIASHSILLVALALVIYAWVMGMQFKQAMQQQADALGQSLTVQTAASATELLVSNDILSLNVLLSNLAKNPLVAHAAIYSVDNRILAEAGSRPTQGLLGDTEGLYSTPITFQEVIAGQLRISLDMQQFQQPMTISLQSMGLLSLILLALAISLSLRLGRHISTPLLQLRLWLRDPDDPAPGAGRQDEIGDLARQLQARLVPEKPSIVAPAADDFAEDEAFYAEEPEQDHEFQMPNLSEPDFDERGEDYLEEGHDLPRSSPAEHDPFADLRPIDEPESLPTPEPVVYAEPAPSEPVLSAVLAVQLGAQEQLRHLPRARLLELLQRYRDCLEQAAALYQGRLYTLNDGSSLLLFSSEYGGEDYLTHALCCGELLRALGHALQIEVADSGITLQLQLGLTCTDQQIPPSQTELLLSEAAQDALALSQHSRNLLLVQRAIANEPLVRQRARIRPIASPEGASCVERLLEPYPALLERQLARMHEHRSQP